GCAAAACCTTTAGAGCATGGATGTTCTTTACAAACTTGTGTGTGACTTCTTTCCACCTTTGGACAAAGCACAAGTCTTGCCATAACGGGTTTGATTCCTAAGACTGACATATTATCTTTTTCAAAGAAGATGTTTAACACGAAACACTTCTCAATATGTTCCCCAATAGATTTTGATGTTAACAAGGGGATTGAAACAAACACATATATCTTTTacaagtataaaataaaatatttgttaacgTTTAACATGTACTATAAGATGCATAAGGCTTGCATTTGTTAGAAAGAGTATACTTATTGTCTATTCAAGTAATAACTTATTTGATTGAGTATACTTGTTTATGttgtataagaaaaaatttattagatGACATATGTgtataataattacatttctCAACAAAGCACGTTTTAAATAATGCTTGCATTTGTCCTATCCACATAACTTACATATATGATGAGCTAGATTAGATCTTTGAGTAATATGATTTAATAcacataaaattttgttttatacttaattatttaagcatttaattaaaataaatatatgattgattAAAATGAATCGAAAAAAGACATTATAACTTTAAGACTTTTAGATTTATTTAGAATTATGTTAGTTGTGAGTGATGTTTGCCTAAAATTATACTAATTGTGAGTAACCTAAAATTATGCTAGTAGTAAAATGATAGAGATGAAAAGATGATATGAAAGAAGACATtataaactttgaaaattttagatttGTACAAAATTATGTTAGTTGTAGGTAACGTTTGTCTAAAATTATGCTAATTACGATAATGTTTACCtataatcatattattatattaattgcgAACAAAGTTTATCCAAATTATGTTAATTATGAGTGagtatgaaaaaatataaaataaattaaaatttgggtTTGGAATCACtcatactaaaataaaaaatattaattttaaattaaatgaagtTTAATCcaacaaattaaattgaataaaaagagGCTGAATAATAGGAGATCCAATAAATACTCCTAATTATTAAACACTTATTCATctaatgataaatatttaaaattcatcgAATCTAACGAACATTTTGTGATATTTGACTACCAAATGGAGTAATGTGGTTGTGTTTCTTGGGAGAGTACATCATAGTCCATTAATATCCCATCCTTCCCGACCGTCCCATGTGGGTCAGGTCCCTTAACAGGTGGAGATTCTTTAACTATACATCCTTAATTTCTGGAAAGACAATTTCATTAGCTGTGACTCCGTGTCTTGCCAGCTCCCACCTTCTCACCTGTATTCTTCCAACCACTTCCCTCATCACACCACTGTTTATCCCTTAAATAtatcaactttttattttcattaatcaCAACGCAAGATCCCTTCTTCAATCACGATTACCATTAACGCATTCTTCCCACACTCAGATCGCTCAGatgtaatgaaaaaaataggaaaaacccaatttatatatataaatatatacactAAAAGatcaatatattaataaaaaataattagcttCCTTACAAGAACTTGATAGTGGGATTCAGAACCTACCAAATTGATCAGGAATCCCCAGAAGCAAAATGGCATATAAATGAATACAAACCCACGACAACCTTGAACAAATGATTCCACTTTACTTAAAAGTATTACCAAGACCTTAATCGAAAAGGACTCATATTATTCGAAAATGAAAagaggaaacaaaagaaaaagagttattttttatcaaaaagagGGTGGTTAATGATTACATTACATCTCAAATAAAACCTCTAATTTGTGACTATGTCCCTCTTCTTCGTGTTGAGGCCTGGGCGCGGCGGGGGAGGAAGAGGGAGAGGAATGCGCGGAGGTCGACAAGAGCAAGCTCCCTTCGCTCCAGGCCCGCCTCATGGGATATGAAACGCTGTTGCAGCGCTGCGATTTGTTCCGGCAGGGTTTGCCGCGGCCAGACTTGCTGTGGAGCGCGCAGCTGCAGTTGCGGTGATAGGGGCGGCGCTCTACGTCGTTGTCGTAGGCGGAGATGCTGCCCTCGTAGATAGGTCGAAAGAGCCCGTCTGCGGCGGCGCTTGAGGCCATTGTACCGGAATGCCAAGAATGACTTCGGTGGCTCAAGACGTGGCACCCACCAACCCTCAGTTTGTGAGGCTTTGAAGAACAGTGGTGGGTGTTTATATAAAGAGGGGGTGAGAGCGTTAAATAGTAGTAATggagagagagaaggaagaggcaCGTTTGTTCGTTGTCAGAATCGGCACATGCGGAGTTCCAACCGCTGTAAAAGGCGTGTGTCCTACGCGCAACTCTGTAGATTTTTGTTTAGGCTTTTGTAACTGTTTTGGGTTGAATGGGTTTTTCAAAACCTAAAAGTAGTTAGCCACTTCAGATTTTTAAGATCTTGATTATGTCCCTAAACTAATTGGATTTTCTTTTAAGTATAACTTttcaattataaacaaattatatgatgatttaattttataatacataaatgtttatagtaatataaatatgttttaaagggatgattttttttttatatgaagagataattttttatattttttagatggtttactttttgtgtaaaattgatTCACACAGTCTAATTTCAATAAACTTTTTTAAGAgttttgataataataaaaatattaagtttgaCTTATgttcgtatatatatatatatatatatatatatatatatatatatatatatatatatatatatatatatatatatatatcttagtgaaaacaaaagacatgtgGTGGACCCACTTGCAGTTCACATATCAAATATGTATGTTTACTTCTTCATAGAGATATTTTTGGGTAACATTTGTACTAagtgtatttatttattatttatttgttattttattatcttgttgacgtattttaaatttaataaaaaattataaatataatatattaaaatattgttaacaaaACTGTGTAAacatattattcttttttttataataaaattaacatttatttatcaaataataattattaaataattttttataatataaatatgaattcaaCAATGGTACTCACATGACTTATTCTAAAAATCGATAGTAATCTTCTTCGATGTCCTTTTTGAACAACTCTCTCTTCTGATTGTTGTCGCTGATAATGAATTCTGACACTCAATGCCTTTGCTCCTGCCCCACCATTAAAGAGGGAAACaacaattttgttataaatggaattatcattaatttttggAGGTATAAGAAACAATGgcattttttctattaataccAAGAGAATCATACCATGCTGATTTTGCTTAGTTCTTTTGTGACATTCATACTGTCCATTCTTTCTTTGGGTGATTCCATTGAGCAAGCAAGTCCAATCTTAAAGAGTGAAACTAGGTAGTTTTCATCATCTGCAGATTTCGACTATTCTCTTTTTCTGTTGTTGTTTCTTCATGATTCAGTACAAGTGATTTGTCCAAAATTTGTAAGATGCAAATCTGTCCAAACAATGAATTTTCCACAAATTTATGCAAATTTTGACCATGCGTAAAGATTTTTTTCGTGTCTTTTTCGAGTAAACATTTTCAATAAGAGTGTTAGtattttgaggttgtgaaaggaataattgatgggatagagaaaatgtagagatagttgaatgtagagaaaacactagtaaaaaaaagtctttttaacgcgctatatacgTCTCGATTTTACTGAAAtcgaagcgtataaaagcgcgATGACATTTTCATAGTTTTAAGTAacttatatgtctcggttcaaaaGGAACCGAAGCGTAATAGGTGTACTGTCTCAGTTAAGTCAACAACCGAAGCATAAATcactaataaaaaatgttatatgacTCGGTTCAGGAGAACCAAAGCATAAGGTGTATATTGTCTCGGTTAAGTAAGCAACCGAAACATATAACCCTGGTGAGAACACATGTCTTTTCTGCAAAGTCAGACTGTGCACCTGATGCAATGGCTTACTACCTCGGttgaccgaggcataaaagtcTGTCCTACCAAGAAATTCTTCTCACGCCATGCGAATAGtgttttttcttcctcctcGAGCATCAAgagctttcttcttccttctccacGAGCTTTCTTCATCCTCCATAGTACAaacaagttttaattttttttattttctgatttttgtaTCAGATAACCCAAATTAAGGGGGTGTTTGTATCAGCACAAAGAGGGTTTTCTCTTTCGCGTCGTCCAGAGGGAGGCGCGTCGGAGACGCGGCGGGGGAAAAAGGCGCGGTGGCCGGTCTTGTTCTTGCGGTGGAGGCGCAAGGGCGCAAGGGCCCTCCTCAGGTACTCGGGTGGTTCCTCCTCAACCCCAAAATGCCACCTTTCGCTTCTCACAAGACCCTTTTCGCGTTCCTGTGGGTGGCGACGCTAGCCTCGCTTTTCATCTGGCAGAGGAACACGATTAGCGGCTTTCTGGTGCTGGGTGGTGTTCCAGTGCAACCGCCGCCGAAGCTGCGGCCGGTGGTTTTCTGTTTGACTGAGTTTGGTGGGGTCGGTGACAATGTTACTCTCAACACTGAGGCGTTTGAGAAAGGTGTTAGGGCCATTTCCAAGTTGGGGAATAAGGGTAGCGGCCAACTCATTGTGCCACTTGGACGTTGGCTTACAACACCCTTCAACCTCACTAGTCACATgactctttttcttcctcttaatGCTGTTATACTTGCAATTCAGGTGGgttttttttctgttctttttctttcaaatctcAATTCAATAGTAATATTATAACCTTGATATGATGATAACAACACTGAAATGATTTTGTACGTGTTAAAGTTTGTTACTTTTGTGGATCTTATTATTGATGCTTGAAGCTTTTTCATTCCTGCCTCTGTTTATATTTTCCCTTCATCTTTCTTGTGAATTTGCCCAATTTGATAAATGGGTATGATGATTCCACTGTGCTTTGTCCTTTCTTCTTTGAAGAAGAATTTTCAGTTTTAAAGAACAATTACAATCcttattctctttcttttttagttCGGATTCTTACATACCTGCATGGTTGAAATGGTTGCtgttattttagttaattgtGTGTTCTTCTGACTTATGTTCGgatttttgtattttgcagTGAAAGAGCTTGAAGGGGGAAAGGAGAATTGGTATGAGAAagtgttataaaattaaagattagaTATTTGATTGGTTTTGGGTTTGAtattctgcagatttttctaGAAGAGGCTATGTTGGAATTCTGTAGATTTTTCTAGACACCTTGATGATAAAGAAAATGGGAAAGATCAAATTTTGAAACCTGTGAATGTGAATAATGTTCTGGTTCAGAGGATGCCCAATCTGAAAGGATACCCAATCTGAAGGCTCTTGGAAGAACTAATACTGACTCGGTTCAAAGAGAATCGAGTTGAATCCTAGATATTGCTTCTGTTAAAGAAAACTGAGGCGAATCGTAGtgactttttacctcgtctacATATGTCTCGGTTCCCAAACCGAGGTCTATGGCAAAAAATAACCGGTGTCAATTCCTTTAACTGCACTAGTGAAATGTGGAGATAGTGGAATGTggaagtagtagttggaagaagtgttgtagttgtctttagttgtagtagatgttagcttctttgtttgtttttggattacttCAAATGGTAGATGTTGTCTACATgcatcaaatggtagagttcatgggtatttatagacccatagattatttTAGAACATAATGaccacaacttatgtggaatgttctagatttttacctatgtagaatattcttgatttttcttcctatcttaggcttttttataatattctagaacttgtattacatttcaattaTTCTATTtaaggagcttctacattcttctagaatttgcattacactttaatactcctccttaatgcaaATTCGGTAACTCCAAGCATTATGCGCAGTAGTTCAAATCTTGGCCTTGGTAACATATCTTTAATTTGATCTTCTTCCTCCATTGCCTTGACCATGGTTCTTGCTTTGAGGCTTCTTCATAATAGTTAGGCTTAATCATGGTCATATTGCCAGTTTCGTATATGTCTACCAAAGATCTTACTCTTCTTGGACTGGATTTAGgtgaagaatcttgttgttgtggaGGTAGAGAAAGCATACCTAAATTTTCTGCCTcttcttgagtttcttcttgagattgttgcactggaagtaaaatgttgcttttaacaattttttcttcttcccaattccaAGAAGCATTTTCATCAAGTTCAACATCTCGACTGATGATGAGTTGTTTTGTTTGTAGGTTGTAGACTCGATAGCCTTTTGACTGTGTGCTATATCCCAAAAATATTCCTCATATAGTCTTGTCTTCAAGCTTGTGTCTCCTTTGATCAAAAACATGTATGTAGCATATAGACCCAAATACTCGTAGGTGTTTAGCTGATGGTTTTCTTCCACTCCAAGCTTCAATAGGAGTCTTGTCTTGAACTGCCTTAGTTGGACATCTGTTTAGAATGTAAACTGTAGTGTAGACTACTTCAGCCCAAAAAGTATTAggcatacttttctcttttaGCATAGATCTTGCCATCTCCATAACTGTGCGATTCTTTCTCTCTAacactccattttgttgtggagtatatgcGACTGTAAGTTGTCTCTTTATGCCTTCATCTTCACAGAATTTATCAAACTCCTGAGATGTGTACTCCTTGCCACAATCACTTCTAACTACTTTTAtctgttttccactttgcttctcaacaagggccttgaatttcttgaatactcCAAAGACTTCTGACTTTGCCTTTAAGAAATAGACCTACgtcattctagagaagtcatcaatg
This Vigna angularis cultivar LongXiaoDou No.4 chromosome 4, ASM1680809v1, whole genome shotgun sequence DNA region includes the following protein-coding sequences:
- the LOC108331168 gene encoding uncharacterized protein LOC108331168 is translated as MASSAAADGLFRPIYEGSISAYDNDVERRPYHRNCSCALHSKSGRGKPCRNKSQRCNSVSYPMRRAWSEGSLLLSTSAHSSPSSSPAAPRPQHEEEGHSHKLEVLFEM